Within Vicia villosa cultivar HV-30 ecotype Madison, WI linkage group LG1, Vvil1.0, whole genome shotgun sequence, the genomic segment CTTCAACGTCATAATTATATTTGAATTAACTTCTTGATTGTTAAATTGTTCCGGTAAAAACGCAGCGTGTGTTGCTAGCAAATAAGTAGTCAATATTGTATACTTTAAAATTATGAACACgtttgttttacttttaaaaaatgcatttttagttttatttttaaaaatgcatttagaaaaatattttttaaaatattataggttttttaaattcattttttataaattaaaaattaattttgatatcttataacataaatatatattattgaagatcTAAACTTAGTCGAAATcgctattttttaaaaaagtttgatctcaaaaatgatttttatgaaaatttatttgaaacaGTTTCAAAATAGTAATCAAATCTCGTAATACAAGAGGCCTTTGTTACTTTTTTTTGTCTCATCGTGAGCTTCATCTACAACGATACGAAATTTAAAATCACCAATTTTCTCACAAATTTGCTTTTCACCCTACTAGAAAGAATTTGTTGACGctttatttgaatttgaagtgAAGTATATTTGCACTTTTGTGAAGTATTTTTCAACACAACTTTTGCAATTTCATCATTGTAAGATGCTAGAAATTTTAACAACTCATGAAAGCTGCCTTGATTTCTTGAAGTTTTAGTTTTGTTGCGACCCCTTAAAGCATAAGTTTGAAGTGTTAACTAAGGAACAATGTAAATTGAAAGTCTCGAAACGCAATCAATTATTCCTTCTTTTACTCAAATTTTCACTTAAATAACATTTATAATATGACCATCTTGATTTAATAAGCCGTATTGCATCATTGTTTTATGAACATAAACCCTTTTTTGTGTGTTTAAGAAAGGAACAGTGTTTTCATTCATAACTTTCTTCAAACTACTAAAATTCATTGAAATGAACACATGTAATCTAGGACGTATATTTgattcttttttataaaaatataacatgGTAAGCAATATGCATCATTTTTaaataatgaatattattttACTCATGAAGGAAATATGTTTAACCAAGTGTGTTGAAACTGTCTTGAATGATCCTCATAACTATACAAGGGATAGATTTCTAAATGCAGTTGATACGTAGGCCTAAGTGGGTGGATTTTGTTATAAGCCGGCCAAAGGTTCAATACGTAGGTCCAACCATTCACCACCCCAATTAAGAATATCTAACTAATACTATCACCACACATAACATTCTAGGAACACTTTTTAATCTCCACTTTTTAATATACTCATCTTGGACTATGTAACTTACTTGGATGTTGGAGGACTAACCTTGTAGATCGACCTTGCCCTGTGACATCCTAAACCccgatttttttataaaaatataatgtaGAATAAGTATCTCATATAATTAAAAAGGACATCACATTAACATAAGTAACATAAACTTCTCATAATTGAATACTTAATAAAAACATAGAATTAAACATAATAATGTGAAAGCTACTAATCCTGACCCTGATGTCACAATATTACAACCTTATTACAACCAACATATGAGCTGACTTAACAATTCATCAACAATaaacataaagaaaaataaaaaaagtgcTCTCCCATGCACCATTTTCAATATACTTACAAAAAGGCGCTTGCTCCTCAGTATCCACTTATTTGAGAAAGTATATAGGACTGAAAGGAGGATTGGCTAAGTTTAAGGGCCCGTGAAAAATTATAAAATCGGTATTACCCAACAATGGTTGAACCCTAACATTGaatgaaaaaaagagaataaagatGTTTGCTTATATGGTGTAACCCAAAAAAAAATCTTGATTGAtcttgtatgtatatatatatcagTGATGGCTATCAAAATTCTAGAATGCCTTAATTTGATTGtccaaacaaaaaagaaaaaattggaaAGAGCTTTAAGTCAAAAGCGTAGCTAGAGAGGTGGCCAAAGTACGAAATTTTTTACTGTATTTGTTTTATGGTTTTGTGTTCCAGTAATACTTTTTGTGTCGGTAAGTACAAGGGAACTTACATCTTAGTCAATCAGAATGAAGGACCATGTATAAGTATCAATCAATCTCATTTTTTGAGCTTTTGAAGAACCAAAACCGCTTGATCCTAATTCTTTCTAAGAAAACTTGATGCTTGAGGAAAAGCAATTGTTTAAGTTTGGGGGTATATGATAACGGTAAATGCATCGTGATTCTTGCTTGTTTACCTTTCGATTTCATGTATGATTTCATTTACCTAGttcaattttatgcatttttgtcTCCTTTTATGATTTAAGGTAATAAAAGGTCAATGGATCGAATCAGCACAAATAAGGCCAAAGATCGCACAAAAAGAGGCTATTCACATACAACTTTTCTGCAGCCAACACGGCCTGGAAGTGTCGCATGACACGGGACGTGTTGGCCCCTTAGCGCCTCTCCCGTACAGCAAACTGAGACTAACACGGCCTGCCCGTGTCAGCACCCAGGAAGTTTTAAATTCTTGATTTTTAAGTAGTTTTTATGACCTCTTGGCATCTTTAACCTCCCAAGCTTTAATGATTATTGATTACTAGTAGTTGAGCTCAAAATTATTGGCTATTATAAGTGACTTATTACCTTGGATTAGTATAAATAGATACTTAGGCATCACTTACTACTTATCATACACTATAATTGttacttttcttttgcttttattttaaagCTTAAGTTCTTGCTACTCTTGTAATCACTCATCACTTGTGGTATTTTAATCTTGCTTTCCTTTTGATTTCAAGTtattactcttgattgctttgcTTATTTATTTACTTGCAATGTCTCTAAATTGTTTGATTGTTGTCCATCTCGTCATGAGTGAGTAGATCCGTAGAGACATAGGATTATGAGAGTCCTTCTCATGATAAATCCCAATTAAATCATTCATTTGTAATTACTAGAAatatatgtttgatttattttagaaTTCAAACTCTTGACCACGTCTATGCCGGTTGCGAAAGCAAAGGTAATATAGATGTTGATTATGTATCGAAAGATAATGATTCGACATCCGAAAGTGAATTGCTAGATGGTTAAGTTAAAGGTGCCACTAACAAGACAACTTGATCTCACTTGAAAAATAATCAAGATGTGGCGTCGCGTGACAAGGCATAACACTCTCGATTGAACTTCTTAGGTGTgcttttaattatttgttaatcTCAATTTCAATTTGCATCAAACAAACACTTTTGTGATCGTAGATaaacaaagttagagaaaaaattTGGTAACCATACATCTCTTTGTGGGTTCGATCTTTTTACCACTTGACACAATCGTGCACTTGCAGTTCACACGCGTCAAGTTTTTGGCACTGTCGTCGAGGAGATAGTTGTGATATCGAAATTAAATTTGAACACCATTTAGACTAAAGCACtcctttttgttttatttgttctAATTTTTATGCGAAAGACCCATTCGATTGGAAATTTGGTTGAATGGGTTAACGAGATTGAGCGTTTTCTTCACGAAAGTCACTGAATCTTAGCTTTGTGACAACTATGTGGTTAAGTAGATACCAAACCTCTTAAGGACTATACAGTTCCCATCGATGAGGAACGACATAGTAGAATTGTGCATCCGCCTATAGCAGTTAATAATTTTGAACTAAAGTCTTCTTTGATAGGCATGATCCAATAGGAATAGTTCTTATGGTTACCTATTGAAAACCCAAATTTGCATCTATCAATTTTTATTGATAATTGTGGTACTTTGAAGGCCAATGGCGTTGACCAAAACGTTATCCGCCTTAAATTGTTCCCACTCTCGTTGCGAGATCTAGCCCAGGCTTGGCTCTAATATTTGCCTGCAAAATTTATAACTTCTTGGGCATAACTTAAAGCTTCTTTCCTTGCAGGGTATTTTCTGCCAAGTAAAATTGCCCAAGTAAGAGGTAAAATCAATAGCTTTAGGCTGGAAGATGGGGAATCTATATTTGATGCGTGGAGACGCTTCAAAGACTTGCTGAGACTTTGCCCGTTTCATGGGTTGGCTAAGTTGTTAGTGATACACACCTTCTATAATGGTCTCATCTAGTCTACAAGGATGAATCTCGATGCGGCTATTGGTGGTGCGTTAATGAATAGCTCGTAAGACGTTACTTACAATTTGATTGAGGATATGGCAAGGAACCACCATTCATGGGGTAAATTCTCGTGAAAAAAGGTGCTAAGGCCCCTCAAAATGGTGGAATGTATGAGGTTAGCTAGTTTTACCATATGAACACAAAGGTTGACGCGTTACATCAAAAACTTGAAAATATAGTTGTAGCTTCAGCAGCGCCTACATTGGTAGCTACTACGACTCCAACCACCCCGGCATGACCTTTCTGTGAGGTCTGCGAGGTGAATGGACATTCTGTAGGGAATTTCCAAATGATTATTGGTAGGATGAGCCAATCGTGTTACTGACAATTATGTTAATAATCAAAGAGGAAATCCGTACTCGAATACCTATACCCGGGGTGGTAAAACCACCCCAACTTCTCTTTCAAAAATAACCAAAAGGTCATGTAAATGTTGTTGTCACTAGAAGAGGAAAGTTGGTGGAAAGTCTTAAGAGAAGGGGGTTCAGGTAGAGagttcttaaaaaaataataacaaaagtgataaaaaaataagaaagtgtTAGTGAAAATGAAGCAGAGGTTAGAGAGGATGTTCCGAAACCACCTAAAAGGGAGAAGTATATTTGTTAGTTAGTCAACGATATTTTAACTTAATTAGATCGCACAGTTGGGCCAATTTATTAGACAATTGGCcaactcaatacaaaacaaagaattattattattattattattattattattattattattattattattattattattattattattattattattatattactaaTAATACATTTTATTAGGAGATAAGAAACTGgaaaaagataattttattaAGTTGAAAGTCATAGGTTGAACCCAAATCCTCACAGTTGTTTGTGAGTATAAGTTTTTAATTAGtacactttgtctaaaaaaatgcaatctttaatttatttaaaaatatattttatttattaaaatttatgtgTATctacaaatatattttaaatttcatttgatagagttcatataaattttaatcaataaaaataataattaaaagtgtGTAAATAATACTGTTTAGCCTTCTCATTTTAAGATTTAAAAGAGTCCCGCACAAGATACAGTCCGAGCCTTTCAATAACTTCCTAAAGGCAGTTGCTTTTAATCAACTTGTCTTTAGAGCCGTGGCAGTTAGTTCATGTCACTTGATCAACTCAATGGCCTTTAGAACCTCACCACGTGTTTTGTATCGGACACTTGTGAAGATTATACAGGTTCATCAACCTCTATATAAACCAAGCTTTCCCTCTAATCTTTCAAACAAAGTGAAACTGAAACAAACAAGTTTGAATATTGAAAGTGAAAATGCAGGCAACAAAGAAAGCAGTTGAGACCATTAAGGAAACCGCCGCCAACATTGGTGCTTCTGCCAAGTCTGGCTTAGAGAAGACCAAAGCCACAGTCCAGGAAAAggtttttttaaactatttttgatgttatttatatttattgctATATTCTCTAATATTCTAAATGAAATGTTTGGAATGTTTTTGTTGTAGGGTGAGATTATGAGTGCAAGTGATCCCGTGCAGAAGGAAATGGCAACAGAGAAAAAAGAGGAGAGGATCAACCAAGCGGAAATGCAGAAACGGGAAGCACGTGAGTATAATGCTGCGGTCAAAATGTGTCACGTGACTGAGGGCTATACTGGACCCACCATTGAGACTGCTGCTGGATACTCCATCATTGGTGACTATGGATCTGGACAACCAATGGCTACTGATAACGTGTCGACAATTCCTGGTATTGGGCTTGGGCTTGGAGCAGATGTGATGGGCTCACACCCGATTGAGACCAACACAGGAATGGATACTACTACTGCTGAGGCCCGTGTTGTCCACGTGGATGGAAGTGTTCCAGGGAGTGGGCCTACTCATTATTAGTTATGTGTTTGTGTGTACTATGTTGTTTTATTTCTGTTTAGTCAATGTTTAGTTTTGTATCCTAGTGATGCTACTGGTTTCATAGGGTTGTTGGTTTCTCTGTTTTAGATATGGGACCAAGTGTTGTACAACATGGTACATCTTGTACCGCAAAGTTGTTATGTTTGTTTGTTTCATTAAATAAATCAAAGTGTGAACGTAATGTTTTGAGTTGTTGGTTTTTTACTGCAGTTTGGAGTATATATATCCGTTAAAACTATTACAAGTGGAAAATGAAAATCTTCAATAAATTTAGCACAACAATCGTAGTTACTTTGTAGGATGTTTTAATCCACCATTTTAGGCTGGATAGAAAACCTTTGTAAATCAAAAAACAAATGATTATATTTGAAGTTGAGTAGGGTTCAGAATTGATgacagttttattttttttaatggagAATGGTAGTAACAGTTGGTATCATCTTAATACTGCAAGTTAGTTAGTTCCCTTTCTGATTCCTTAGAAGAAGAAACTGAAATCAATTTTAACATTTTTAACATAAAATGGTAACAATCACAGTAAAAAAGACATGGAgaaagaattttaaaaattattttcaaatattatatagGTCTTTGCTAAAAATTAGCAAAGCTAAAGTAACAACACTGCCGTTAGTCACCATCGCGTTAGTCACCATCACGGTGCTTTCAAAAATAAACCATGGTTATATGATATTATGCGATCCTCAACCCCCAGTAACAAATCCATCCAAGCAATAAAATTTGTACAAGAAATACAACTTAAGATGTGAAAATTAAAGATATCACACCATAAGTCTCATGGTGTATGTGCCTCAAGGTCATCCTGCAAAACAACCAAGTATATAAAAGCACATGGTAAGAAATTTTTTATACGGATGGAAACAGGAAATTAATAACAGTGTTAATATGTTGACAATATATGTTTTCATACAGGATATCAGTAGGGAAAAGAGACTTTGCTAGAAATATGATAGATTCTTATCTCTGAAAATTTTGTTATAGAAAGAAGGTTTGAAAAAACATTGGTTTAAAGAGACCAAAGAACACTACAATAAAATCGTTAGGAAGTACTTTTAATTAAAATGGTCTCTGATTTTAAGAAAAGAATGTTTGGTAGTATTAAAACTGATAATGACCAAAGCTAATAATTGGAAAGAATGGCATATAGAAAAAGGAATGGTAAGAAATAACAGAATACTAAATTGCAACCCCAACAAGTCGCTTCAAAAATAAACTTAAGCCACAAAACTAGGCCATCAGAAGTCATGTCAGTACCATTAAGTAGCATtacacaataacaacaacatcaataatgTAGTAATAAATACCCTGGCtaatgaaagaagaaaataaacacCAGATCAAGGTTAAATTTAGATTCCTAGCTTTCGCAATTCAGCAGCTCCGTGAGCAAAGTGACATCTTTCGCCGAATGTGCAAGATCCTTTAGCAAAATTCTCACAAAGCTTGGTCTTGATGTTTCTTCCAGGTGGGGCTGGGGCGCCTGGACCACCACCTGAGGCAGATTTCGGTGGGGCAGAGACTGATAGAGTCAAAAGTAAATCTTTTACCATGTTACTTGCCTGTGCAATTTGATCAAATGTTCCCTCAAGTTCAATGTTTCTAAGATTTGGGTCAGATTCATGGTCACGAATTGAAAATTTGACTCCTGTTTGGCGACAGATCAGCTTCGAGTTCACGCCACCCTTTCCAATGATGGCTCCAGCCAAGGAAGCTTCTACACTGATCTTGGCAGTGGAATTGGCACCAAAGCTAGCAGCGCCCAGACCAGAAGGAGCCTCAGTTCGACCAGCCATGCGATTAACTGTTGTATGTGCCATGGGACGGTGATCATCAATTGATGGAACAAAAGGTTTGCCAAGTTCCCATTCACCATGGGCAAAATGGCACTTGTCACCAAATTTGCAGCCCTCCACAGAATTAAACTTGTTACATATGCGGGTTTTAACAGCATTCGGTGCAGAGCCATTGTTGGAGACTGGTGGTGGGGCGGCAACATTTCTAGGAGGTGCAGCAGGTTTCAGACTCATCATCTGGGAAACAGCATTATAGCCACCAGGAACAAAATGCAAGAAGTGACAGCCTTCACCAAATGGGCATCCAGCAATGCTGCAAAGAAAAAACAGAATGGCACAACAAAATGAGATCATCATACCATAGTAATATTGTTACAAAAAATGCAATCTTCCCCTTTTACTTTCCCTGTTTTCTACagtaaaaataaatattgtaaCTTAATAATCTCCCCCTTAAAAAAAGTATACATGTACAAATATAGAGAGAGGACACATATTATTTGGCAAGGCATAATGCAACAAACTTAAAACTGGGATAAATAATCTTTAATGAATTATGCTCAAATAATAAAAATGGGAAAGTCCCAAAAACAAGATGTCGAAGAGAATGGTTAATAGTAGGTATTCTTGACTTAACACACGAAAGAGACAAAAGTGACATGAAGCAGAGATTCAGCAATGCCCACCAAACATTAGAAAATGTTAAATCACTACACTGGCAGTAATCAACTGATCAGTATTCAGTAATCAAACCAGATCAGTTAATGGTGTCTATTTCAAATAGTAGTAAGAATCCTAGTACAGGATGCAGAAGTCATCATTTAAAGCAACGATAACAGATCAGGTGATTAGGCTTGACTATGATGCTAGTGTTTGCTGAATTCAACACCATGCAGCATATTAGAGAGAGTTGGGGTAGCACCTATTGAAGAAAAGATGGTTGAATCTATACTTGGTTGGTTTGGGCCGGTGAGGAGACACGTGAAGAAATCTATAGACTCCGTAGTAAGGAGAGTATATTAGTGAGTAGCCCAATTACTAGAAGAAGAGAAAGACCAAGAAAACAATAGGAGAATCTATTAAGTAAGAGCTAGAAGGCAATGGTTTGGATGAAGATATGATATATGAATATGATAGAGCATTATGACTAATTACTAGAAGCAGAGAAAGACCAAGGAAACAATAGGAGAATCTATTAAGTAAGAGCTAGAAGGCAATGGTTGATGAAGATATTATATATGAATATGATAGAGCATTATGACATTGGGATACAAATTGAGAAATCCTATCAAAATAGCATTcttaaaaaaagtttaattaCATAAAGCATCAAAGTTAAAAAGATTAAGCAGAGCAGGAGTTCAAAAACAGATTCGTAAAAAACCACAGAACAGCGAAGGGTAGAAGCAACGGCAAAAATAGCTACTGTTCAGAAGAACAACAAAAACACTGATGAGGTACAGCACAACCACAAACAACCAGTTGTATGTGGTGGACAAAACACACAGCACCCACTCACATTCTGTTTGAAGTTAGTACAGATAAGTTTTTTTTATGAAATCCAAATATTGAATTTTTAACCAAGAACTCAGTCAATTCACTATTGCTAAACACACAGTACCCACTCACTGTTTCGTTGCTCTTGAGCAAAGGGAACAAAAGACTTTGAACATAATAACTATCCGGTGAGaatgaattaaaatattgaacTGCACATCTTTATCAGATTTACCTCTTATTTGTTTACCTAAAGCTTGATAGAATCCATATGTGAGATTGTATACAACTAGTTAGTTGCAGTTATAGGTAACTAACAACAAAGTTTTTCTTGAAAATGTTACAAATCTATGAAACTATTTCTAGATATACAGAAACGTATATTGGACATAATACCTGATCCAACACTTATCTattgtattattttataaataggtTATAAATTGTATGGTGGGTTCATAAAGAATAGAATAAAGTAAAGCTGAAAAGTCATTAATCCTTAAAAAGAAAAGCAGCATTTAAACTGATTAATGAGCGTAGAGTATCGATGCAAATAATAATCAATTATCTTTGATATATTTGTTCCCATTGCCATGGGTTTTCCTGCAAATTATTATCTTTATCGAACTCCGTTAATAAACCATTATTCTCTTACATTACAACTTGATTAGATCAGTGAACAGTATGTACCTGTATAAAATCTTAGAATATACGAGTTAATTTGCATAATTACACAATTTAGTTTTACGAATTATGACATTAAAACTTTTAATTCTTAAGAGTAGCTTATAAAACTATTAACAAAGGAAAATATGCAGTTCAGAGTGTTTGTTTAGATAGGAATAGATTAGAACCTGAAAAACTTGGTACAAGGCTTCGTTTTGCTTCCTACACCACTTGATAATGAGTCCATTTCTGTTGCAAAACATTAATTACTTTTTCTCAGTTAATGTTCTCTAAATTATTAAATCTAGTATACATTATTCCAAAAACAAatcttaaaataattattctttctTAGAGTAATAATATTTTGGAATTAAGTAAATTGAAAGTAACATTAGGCGAACCAACTCAAGCTCGTGTGAAATTTTCCCCATGTGCTTCCAATTGAAGTAATCATTCTAAACTTTGAAGTTGAACATTCTCTCGGTGACAAAATTCTTTTCTATATAGGGTTTAGAACTTAGGGATTAGGGTTTTGTTTAGCTGAAGGGAATTAATTATGTTTAGTTCAGGATTTTAGGATTTGGGTTTCAAAAGGAGGTTTTTTTGAGAAAGTTCTTGTCTTTTCAGTTTACAATCTATGGATTCCGAATGTAAAAGTAAGAGACACACAAAACAGTTTCAGACGGTATTAATTACAGTTTTACGAGTTTGAGAAAGCTAATTGATTCAACATAAGAACCATGTGATGAATTTCACATAAATAACCATAGCATGAGCCAAGCAATATATAAGTTAacaatgaagtttttttttttgttttttcttacaatatcatatttttattatttttctgttttttattattttagagaACATTATTTTTGTTACAATGAAGTATTGCATACAAGTTACATGAACCACAAGCACAAAAAGCTTTCAAGCAGAATCaaatagtaaagaacacaataataaacaaataaatacaaatagaatttgtaatgaagAAAAATTTGGGAGCTGAGATGAAGAAAATACC encodes:
- the LOC131644758 gene encoding 18 kDa seed maturation protein-like isoform X2, producing MQATKKAVETIKETAANIGASAKSGLEKTKATVQEKGEIMSASDPVQKEMATEKKEERINQAEMQKREAREYNAAVKMCHVTEGYTGPTIETAAGYSIIGDYGSGQPMATDNVSTIPGIGLGLGADVMGSHPIETNTGMDTTTAEARVVHVDGSVPGSGPTHY
- the LOC131644757 gene encoding zinc finger CCCH domain-containing protein 44-like — its product is MDSRKRGRFDAGVNGSAKKTKQEMDSLSSGVGSKTKPCTKFFSIAGCPFGEGCHFLHFVPGGYNAVSQMMSLKPAAPPRNVAAPPPVSNNGSAPNAVKTRICNKFNSVEGCKFGDKCHFAHGEWELGKPFVPSIDDHRPMAHTTVNRMAGRTEAPSGLGAASFGANSTAKISVEASLAGAIIGKGGVNSKLICRQTGVKFSIRDHESDPNLRNIELEGTFDQIAQASNMVKDLLLTLSVSAPPKSASGGGPGAPAPPGRNIKTKLCENFAKGSCTFGERCHFAHGAAELRKLGI
- the LOC131644758 gene encoding 18 kDa seed maturation protein-like isoform X1 — its product is MAFRTSPRVLYRTLVKIIQATKKAVETIKETAANIGASAKSGLEKTKATVQEKGEIMSASDPVQKEMATEKKEERINQAEMQKREAREYNAAVKMCHVTEGYTGPTIETAAGYSIIGDYGSGQPMATDNVSTIPGIGLGLGADVMGSHPIETNTGMDTTTAEARVVHVDGSVPGSGPTHY